GATGCCGCCAGGTACACCACCGAGTAACTCTATGCCTACTCGACTACTCAACTAATCAAACGCTGGCCCACGCTCTTTTAAACTCACGAACTGCCCGCCCTGGCCGATGACTACGTGGTCCAGCACTTCTATGTCTAGCAGCTTGCCCGCCTTGACCAACTGGCGGGTGACGTTAACGTCTTCCGGCGAGGGCGTGGGGTCGCCTGAAGGATGGTTGTGGGCGACAATGACGGCCGCCGCCGGCGCTTCGATGGCTGCCCGGAAGATTTCGCCCACCCGTACCACGCTGCTGTTCAGGCTCCCTTTGTAGACAGCCTGGATGCCTAACACCCGATTCCGTGTGTCCAACAGGATGACGTGCATCTCTTCCTGGTCCAGATGGGCCAGTCGCGGAGCCAATACCGCCGCCGCCTCTGCCGGGCTGGAGACACGCGGCTTCTCGTCGGCCGACGGCGCTTGCAGGCGGCGGCTCAGTTCCAACACGGCCACCAACCGCGCCGCCTGCGCCTCGCCGATGCCCCGGATTTGCATGAGCTGCGCCTTGCTGGCCCGCGCCAGTTTGTGCAGCGTGCCGAAGCGGGCCAACAGGTCGGCGGCAATGCCGGGAGCCTCACCCATACCTAAGACCAGGGCCAATAACTCGGTGGTCGCCAGAGCGTCGCTGCCATGCTGCTGCAAGCGGTAGAGCGGTCGCTCCTCGGCCGGTAAATCGCAAACACGCCGACGGGAGACGGCCGTCAACGGCCGTGGCAGATAACCAAGAGATAGTTGTGTGGTCATGAGATCCTTTTCCTTGAAAAAGGGGTAAGCAAAAGGCTCCACCTCTTCCTCACCCTTTCCTTCTTTTTGTTTGCTGTTCTTCCACCAGAATTGCCAGCCGTCCATGAGATTTTCGGACAAGTTGTGACATTACCTGTCAAATCGTTGTATAATAGGTAGCAGCCGTCGACGTCCGCACCGGCGGGATATAAACCAGCGGGGCACTGAACTTAATCCTCACGCAGAGGGGCAATGAGTTCGCTAGCGCCAGATCTCCCACAGGGGGGTCTGGCGCTTTCTTTTTCTCCAGGACGGCCGTCAGGCCGATGCGGGTTCGCTGACCGGGACCAACACCGCCCAATGGCGCGAGCCATCCAGCCAAAGCTGGCTGCCAGGCACGTGGGCCAGCAGCCGCCTGGCCCGCCACTTCGGCCGCAACCGTCGGGCGATGACGCGGAACTGCCCAATTTCCGGTCGGCCAACCACGTCGCCCACCTGCGCGTTGTCCCACAGGACAGGCGTGTCGCCCACCGGCCGCCCGTCGGCGATCAGGACATGGGCCATCGCCGCCAGTGCCTGCTGCACGGCCGTTGCCGCCGTCCGCTCAGCCGCGGCATCCAGCAGCCGGTAAGCCTCGGCCAGTTTGTGAATGGGCGAGATAGCTTTGGGCCGGTAAGGCTGGAAGCCGAACGACTCCACTACGTAGAGTGCGCCATCTTCGGTTGCCAGCAGGTCGCCAACGGCCGTGCTGCGCAGGTGGGGGGTGACGGCCGGGTCGTTGAACCAACTGGGATAAAGATATCCGTGCTGCGTCCAGGCGTAGGCCGCGCCCAACATATCGTTTAGCTCCAGTCCGGCGGTGGTGATGTTGACGCTGGCCGTGGGCCGAACGGGCGGCACAATCTGGCTGTGGCTGCCATCATAGTCGAGAAAGTGGGGATTGTGGTAGACCTGAATGGTGGGCATCTGTGTGTTACCTCCGTAATTTGTCCCAGAATTCGGGCGAGAACTGCCAGTCGCCAAACCCCGGCTGGCCACGGTCGAAGTATTCCACATACCGCTGCCGGATTTCTGGGCGCGGCAGACCCCGCGCCGCCAGGGCATCCATGTAGACAGCGTAGTCTTCGTCTTCTTCCAGGTAAGCGAAACGGCCGTTGATATAGGAATACGCCGAAATCTTTGTCTCCAACCCCAGAGCGGCGATGTCGGCCAGAGGGACTTCCAGCCATCCATGCCCCGGGTCGGACACAAACGTTAATTCACTACTGAACTGGTGCATGATTACCTCCTGAGCTAGAGGATAGAGCTAGAGCTAGAGGAAGAACGCCTCTCTTCCTCTAGCTCTAGCTCTCGCTCTCGCTCTTCCTCTCGCTCTCGCTCTTCCTCTCGCTCTCGCTCCATCCTCTAGCTCTCTTCGCCCCATTGGCGGCGTTAGCCGCACAGGGCGGCCAGGCGGCTTACTTCGGCGAACAATACTTCTTCGGCCACCGCTTGTGGGTTATCGCGTAACGCAGACGGCCGTTCCGCCGCCACCCACTTGTCCCAAACCTCGGCTACCAGAGCGGCCGGCAGTAAGCCACGCCGGACAATGTACTCCGTCATCCGTTCGCCGTGTCCCCATAAACCGCGTATCTGTTTCAAGTTGATTTGCGCGTGCGCCTCCAGAATGACGATGAGCCACAATTCTTCCGGGTTCAGCTCGTCCAGTTCGGCCGGATGCATCGCCGCGCAAAAGACACAGGCGGAGAGGCCGGGCGAGGGCAAACCAGCAGCGGCAATGACCCCTTCGCAGTCAGTTCGGTCCAAGCCCCATAGACGCAGCGGATGGACGTACACGTCGCGGGCGCGTGGCCCCTGGCCGGGGGGTCGAGCAACGAAACGAGCGACGCGGCGCGTTTCGGTCAGGTCATAACCGACCAACCGGTAACACGGTCGCGCCCCATACTGCGCCGTCACCCAGCGGTCAATCTCCACCCCCTTGTATTTCAGGCTGCAACTGTGATTGCGCCGGAAGCTAATCGAGGGCAGGGTGCGGTTAGCCAGGCAGTTGCCCGCCAGACTCAGGTAGGCGAAATATTTCGCCGGGCGCTGCATCTCGTACCAGACGTAGGTGATGGACGGGAAACCGGCCTCGGCCAGCCACGCTTCCAGGATGGGCAGGTAGTCGTAGAAACGCCGGTGTTCGTTGCCATACCACTCTCGCCCCACCAGGGCGGTGACGATGGCATCGGGGATGATGGCCCGGCGGCGCAGTTCGATGAGCAGCGCCACCGAGTCCACCCCGACACCATTGGAGACGATGATAGGTGTGTCTAGGGGGAGGGGGCCGCGCAAACGACCGCTTTCCAACACAATCTCCGGCGGAAATAGGCGCAACTGGCGCATCCCGTCCCTCCATTTGGCTATCCCAAGTCGGCTGTGCCTTCCCCCTCGTCCGCACCGCCTCCCGTTACCCAGGTGACGGAATGTGGCGCAACGTGGAAACAGCCTGCACTGAGCTTGTCGAAGTGGCCGTTTAGCCCCAACGTTTCAGACACCGCCCGACAAACCGCGTACAACTCCGTTCCCGACAAGGCAACCCGAACGGCATCATCTGGTTCGCAGACAATGCGCAGGGTCAGGTCAATGGTGTGTAAGTCGTTCATGGACCGCCTCCGTTAATCTATGTAGCCCAACTCTTCGAAGGGGAAGTCGGCCCCGACCAACGCTTCTTCAGCGGCCGTTTGCGCCGTCTCCCCCGCCTCGTACAGGCTGCGAAAGTCTATGTCCGGCAGGTCGTAGACGCTCAGGCCAAAGGCAATGTCGCCCACTACCTGGTCTACGTTTCTCATCCACTCATCAAATGTCATGTCATGGTTCACCTCCAGAGAGCTAGAGGATAGAGCTAGAGCTAGAGGAAGAGGCAGAACTCCTACTCTTCCTCTAGCTCTAGCTCTAGCTCTCGCTTTCGCTCTAGCTCTCGCTCTCGCTTTCGCTCTAGCTCTCGCTCTCGCTGATAAACAAAAAGCCGGTCAACAGACCGGCTAAGAAAACAGATATAGGTAGAGACGGGCATCAGTCCCGATACTTTGCCGCCAGATTCATCTCGTCAGGCGGCCGCCACTCCTCCGGCAGCAGCCAGAGATGGTAGACATGAGCGTCGTCCATCAGGTCTTCAGCCGGTGGATACAACTCCAGCGCCCACCGGCCGGGGTAAACAGCCTGGAACACCTGCCACACCTGCAACCAGGCCAGCCGCCGGTAATCTGGGGTATACACTTTCAAGCGCGCCACCTCGTCCCAGGGCGGCAAATGAATAACGGCCATCGTCTGCACCAACGGCGTATCGGTATCCATCACGCACCTTCTCGCTCCCTCGCAACTTCTTCTGGCCAGGCGATGAGGCCGGTGACGCCGCGCAGGAAGTGGGTTATATCCAGTTCAATCAGGCCATCGGTGTAAACGATATACCCTTCTTGCCGCAGCCGCTCGACCAGTTTCGCTTGCAGTTCTCTGGCCTGCTGCCAGGCTGTCTGGTATTGCTCTCGTTCAGGGGAAGCATCCCCCGCCTGCATGTGGGCGTAAAAGCCCAGCTTCGCAATTTCGCCGTACCAGGAGAGAACTCGCCTGTCCGAAGTAATCGCCTGGACACATAGGCCAATCATTATCTCCCGCCAACTCAGCGCATTGGACGAAGTAGCCTTGCTCCGCTCCAACACATGCACGCGCAACCCTGCCGCCGCCCCCGCTTCCGTCAACAGGTTCTCCAACTCCAGATATTGCAGAACGATTACGTCCATCTTTCCTCCATAGCGAGAGCGAGAGCGAGAGCGCTGTCAACGACAATTAGAAATGCCCATCAACGACAATTAGAAATGCCCATACCGTTCCCATAAAAACACGCCCCGACAAGCCGTCAGCCAGCCTGCCAACCACCACCATAGGCCCTCCTTAATGCTTCCCATCTGTCACCATATCTCATTGAGCCACACGGCCGTTTCCTCCAACCGCGCCAGCGTCAACCCGGCCGACTTACCAACATACCGCTTGTACAAAACGCCATGCACCCGGCGATAGGCATACCACAGTCCCATCTGCCGCCGCCGCTCCTTGCGGAAAGACACAGGTCCATACAACGGGCCATGCCCGCGACACAGATTGCGCCGCTGTCCACTGCAATAGCGGAAGGCCGACGCCGTTTCCAACCAGGCAAACCAGGCGGGTGACTCCACCGAGCACACAGGCACGGGGTCGGGATAACAGAACAAGAGTTGGTCACGGATTTCTGGCGTCATTTTGCCACGATTTTCTCCCCATGAAAAGTTACCCTACGCCCACCTCTGGTCGCAGCGCCGCCTGACTCCGTTGCGCCTCTTCCATGCGCATACTCTGGATGTCTCGCCCAAACTCAATGATGATGCTATGATGCACCACCCGGTCTATGGCGGCCGCCGTCGTCAATGGGTCCTTGAATATCTTGTCCCACTCCGAAAAGACCAGGTTGGAGGTAATCACCAGACTGTGCCGCTCATACCGCTCGCTCAAAAAGGTGAACAACACCTCCATCTCTTCCCGACTCTGCTGCACATAGCCAATATCATCCAGAATGACCACCTCAAACCGGTCTAAACGCCGCAGTTCTCGTTCCAGTTCATATTCCTGCTTAGCCCGCAGCAGCCGCCCCACCAGCTTGAAGGTCGGCGTAAACAGCACCGAACGGCCGTTTTCCACCAACAGATGCCCCACGGCCGCCGCCAGATGCGTTTTGCCTGTGCCCGGTAAACCAAAGCACAACACATTCTGGGCCTGATTGACAAAGTCCCCGGCCTGCAAATAGGGTAACTGCCGCCGGATGCGCAGCGGCAAGCGGCCTTCGTCAAAACGGCAAACGTTTTCCCCGGCGGCAGCTTCGACTCCAGCCGCAGACGCTCAATGCGCCGCTGCTGCCGCGTCGCCACCTCCTGTTCCAACAAGTGGGCTAAAAAGCATCCAGCGGCCAGTTATCCCGTTCCGCGCAGCGCATCCCTTCCTCAAGCGCTGCTGCCATCGTCGGCAGCCGCAGCGTCTTGCAATGCAGCCGCACCATCTCGCTCTGATTCATGCCCGTCGTCATGCGCCACCGCCTAGCGCGCCACCGCTCAGCGCGCCACCGCTCAGCGCGCCACCGCTCAGCGCGCCACCGCTCAGCGCGCCACCGCTCAGCGCGCCACCGCTCAGCGCGCCACCGCCGACCAACAACTGGTCGTACAGGCGCAATTCCACCACCGGCTGCGTCAGCGCCGGCACGACCGCCGTTTCCACACGCAGGAGTTCGGCCACATCCACCTCGCTCCACGTCTGACCGGTGGTCAGCAGCAGTTCCAAAGCCGCCGCCACGTCACACTCTAGATGACGCGCCGCCAGATGCAGAATTCGCAAATAAGCTAAATCGGCCCGGCGTGGCGCATACTGCCGGTCCAGCGCCTCCCACGCCTGCCGAAAGACGAGCGAGGGGAACAAATCGTCCCGATACCGGTAGCGGCGAAAGCCCCCCGGTTTGCGCAGCAAGCTGTCAATGACATGGCGGTAATTCACCTGGTGGACCTCATTGCCAATGAGCCGGGCGAAGCGGTCTACCAGTTGACCGGCGTAATAAATCTCCAACGACCACTCATGGATAACCACCGTCACCATTTTGCCGATGAGCGACGTGGGCACAGAATAAGTCTTCTCCAGCACTCGAATGAGGCTGCCCTGACTGACGCGCAGCCGCAGTTTGCTGTGGTTGACTAGCGGCGTGGCCGACAACGGCCGCATCACCGCCAATTCTTCGCGCAATCGCATCTCGCGCCGTTTGTTGCGCTTGTCCATGATGTCAAACAAAAGGTCTCATACACCGCCAGGCTGGCGAAATCGCGGCTGCCACGCAGCAACAACTGCTGCGCCACCGACTGTTTTAGCTTGCCGTTGCTCGATTCCACATCCCCATTCTCGTCAGACGCACCCAGATGAATCGTCTGCGGCGTCAGGCCATAGTGGGCCAGCAGCGCCAGATACTCATCGGTGTACGGCCGTTCGCGTCCTCTTCATCACTGCGCAAGCGGCGGGTTGCCGCCGAACTGTTGTCTGTCTGGACAATTTGCGGCACATAGCCCAATTTCAGCAATGCGCTTTGTAAGCCCAGGCGCACCGCGCTCAACGATTCCGACTGCGCCACACGCCCCCATTCCCAGTTGGAATAAGGCAGGACGCTGTGGATGAGCATGTGTTTGAACGGTTGTCCCTCCAGCGTCACCTCTAGTTCGGTCATCCAGGTGCCGTCCAACTGCATCATCTCGCCTGGCTCCCGTATCTGGTCCAGACTGGCCGTTTGCTCTTGGTTCAGCGCCCGCCAGGTCGTGACACGTCGTTGCAGGGTACGCAGTTGACCCTCCTGGTATTTGCCCGGCTGCTGTTCGCACAGCCAGTCGAACAATGTCTTAGCTTCCAACTCCGGGGCCGCGGCCAGCATTTTCTCTAACATCGGCCACTCAGCAGCAAAAGCATCCGGTCGGGTCTTGTACGTCCGCGCCTTCTCTAGTTGACGGGGCAGCAAACCCGACTGCTCGTATTTGCTGACTGTTTTGCGGCTGCGCAGATTGGCTTTGGCCGCCGCCTGTTCCTGATTCTTACCCTTTTTTCGTTCACGCATAGCAATCCTCACTTGTGCGTCGGTGGCTGTCATTGCTTTACTCCTTACATAAATGTCAGGAGTTTAGCCGCAGTCACGTTGACGCCTAAATGGGCATTTCTAATTGTCGTCAGTGGGTAATTCTAATTGTCGTTGGCCGAGAGCGAGAGTAAGAAGTACATTCTTCCTCTAGCTCTAGCTCCATCCTCTCGCTCCCGCTCCATCCTCTAGCTCGCTGGCTGCCAGTTGTGCCGCGCCCATAATTCGCGGCAGTAGCCATGCGGCACATCCCACAGTTGTTTTCCCCCGCGCTTGCTCGCCCATTCCGCCTGGCTCACTGGCCGGCCGCAATGGGGGCAGATATTGTCGCGGACCACCCGCCAACGCCTGTCATACTTCTCCTGGACGGCGTCGGTGACCACCAGCCACACCGGGGATGCCTGCAACCAGCCATCATCTTTCTCCTGGTGCAGCAGCCAACGGTACAGCAGGTATCTTTCACCATCCTGGAGTTGGCTGCGCTGCGGCCACACGCCCCGATAGGCCACCGAAGGTGGGTGGCTCGGCTGCTGCGCCCACTCATTGAGGAAGGCAGCCAACTCATCCCGATACCCCAGCGAGCCGAAGTCCGGGCTGTAACCGGCCGGGGTGCAGCCCGCCAGCAACGCCGCCGCGCTGGTGACCTTTTGTTTGTCCTCCCAACGGAAGCCGCTGACAGTCACAAAGGCGCTGCGCGGCCATGACTCTTCCTGACCATCCGGCCACAGCAGCGTGTGATGCCCGTGCCGGTCGTGGTTGTAGACGGTCGGTACACGGCCGTAAAACGACCAATCGTACACATCGCCCAGAACGCAGGCGTGCAGCCCGACGCGCAGGGGAGTGTCACGGCCGTCAGTCAAAGCCACCTGCGCGTCGGTGCAGTCGTCGCGGAAACAGTGCTGGCTGTGGGTCAGGTCCAGCGGGTCACCGCCGCCGTTCTTGCAGACCATCGTCAGCACCAACTCGTCGCTGCGCGGCAGTAGGTAGCGGGCGGCTGTCGGCTGGTAATGCGCCCAGGTGCAGTCCACCACGAAGCCGGGGTCGCCGGCCGTGTGGCGCACGTGGAATTCGGCCTGACAGCAGTCGCACCAGACGCCGGAGAAGCCGACGGTGACGAAGGTTGTCCCGTCGCACAACGGACACTGGATGAGGCGGAAGGGGGCATTGTGGTCTACATGCTCGACCTGAACTCCCCAATCTGCCGCTATCGCCTGCTCCAATGGGCGATACGCGGTCAGGGCCGTCAGAGCTTGCGGGTCGGTGAGGGGGGCGGCTTGCCCGGCCGTTAACGGCGCATCCAGGCAGACGATACGGCCGTCGGACAGACGGTAGTGGGGTGGGTGGGGTTGGCTACCCTCTGGTTCCGGCAGCGCCAGCAGCCAGGTCCCGGCCGGCAAGTCTACTGGCTGGTCTGGTAGGCGCATGGCATAGCGGGCGTGAATGTCCCAGCGGGACGGCTTCCTGACCGTCAGCGGCCGGCGTAGGATGTAGGCAGTTGGGGACATGGCATTCCTCCTTATTAGACTGTAGCTATAGATTCACCTCATCCGCCCCGTTAGGGGTATGGCCCTACGTTTCTTCCAGTTCCGGCCGCCAGAAGTCCGCACCTTCCCCCTTGCTCGTCACCAATACTATCGTGTAGGCTCCCGCACTCGACAGCTCAAGGATACCCAAACCGACCGCGTAGGCGCTCAGCCGCACTTGTTCTTCCTGGCCGCGCAGCGCCCGCAGCAGCCGGTCCCGGTCTACTACCAGCCTGAAAGCTGGCTCAATCTGGGGAATAGCCCTGGCAAACGGCGGCAGCCGGACGCCCTCATCCACCACAAATTCATCCGCCTCGTCCAGCGCCACGCAGCCCCGCTTGCCCAGCGCAATCCGCCGCGCGTGCAGGCTGTACTGCCCCCCGGCTACCAATTGACGGCCGTCGCTGTACACATGCTTTAAATCCTTGTGTTTGCCCATCGTTGCCTGCTTCAACCACCTATACCATTTCTTGTTCACCGAATACCTCCATTTTGCCTGCTATACAACAAAAAACGGCCGTTTCCCCTGGTGGAGAAACGGCCGTTGCCTGCCTTTTATCAACGGGATGTCTTCATACTCGGAACGTACTAAAGATGCGCCTCCGCTAGCCCTTTCTGAGTTCACTTTGGCTCATAGAGAAGGCCGATAGCCGTCAGTACCCGCTGGCTCCTGTTTTCTTTACCAGAAGTTTGTTGGACAATACGCCCATTGATAGATAAAAGGAACCTACGATGACGATTGACACTGAACGAACCATCAAACTCCTGCAAGATGCGCTCTTACGCGATTTGGGCGACGAAGTAGACCTCATCTTCCGCTACGGCTCCTACTTGCAGGGTACAACCCATGCTTACTCAGACCTGGACATCTCTTACGTCCCAACGCATGAGACCACCTGGCACAGCATCACCGTCATGGTGGCTGAGGTCATGATTGATTGCTATCCTATCCACTGGTCTCGTCTGGAACGGATGGCGAATTTCGACGATATCAGCGGTACTGTCTTGCTGCGCAACGAGATGCTCTATGCCCGCACAACGGCCATTGCCGAACGGTTCACCCAACTCCCAGCGCGGATCCACGAGTTACAGCAACCTGCAGCGCGTCCGGCGATGCTGCGCAAAGCGCAGACCATCTTTCAAGAAACCGGCTATCCTTACTACTTACTCCGCCAGCAAGTGACCACCGGGCAGCAACTTGCTTGCCTCCACAGCGCACGCGGCATCCTCCAATCCGTGCTGCACTGCCTGATGGTCTGCAACCAGGCTTGCGTAGACACCCGCAAATTAGACCAGGTGTTGGGGCTACCTAAACTGCCTGCCGAGTTCGCCACAACTGTCGCCCAGGTTACCGAAACCACCGACCCGGCGCGCCTGCTGGCCGCCATTGAAACTTTGCTACAAACAACCCGCGCCCTCTTGCTGGCCGAGCAGCAAGCAGCCCACCATCGGCCAGCTTCCTTTGCAGCTATTTTTGACGCCGCCTATCCCGAACTGAAGGGAGACTTGCAGCACGTGATACTCGCCTGCGAGCGGCAAGATATGTTCAATTTCAATCTGACATCTCTGTACCACGAGTTGATGATCCACACGGCGCAAGCGTTTACCGGCGTCGCCTATTCCAGTTTCAACAGTCTGGCGGAATATGAGCAGGACCTTGCCGCGTTGGGCTTCCCCGATTTGCTGCCTTATGTGGCTGCCAGGGATTTCGCCGGACTCCGGCAGCAATGTCTGCTGTTTGACCTACGGTTACAACAGTTTCTCCGGGAAAACGGGGCCGCTCTCAACACATTTGCCACAATAGAGGACTTTCAGGAGTATTTGGCCGGATAGCCTGCCTGGCTCTTTGCCGATAACAAGACAGCTATGGACATCTTTTCTCTACTCGATGAAATTCAGACCATCGCCCGCAACGGTCTGCTCTACACCGATGGCCTCTACGACAGTGAACGGTACGAACGCCTTCTGAGCCTCGCCACCCGCACCTATGCCCAACTGTTGGCAATGCCAGAGGAACACATCAGGCAGCGTTTCCTGACCGAATTGGGCTATATCACCCCCAAAGTCGGCGCCGATGCGGCCATTTTCAACGACCAGGGTGAAATTCTGCTGATGGACCGCGCCGATGGCGGCGGCTGGTGTTTGCCCTGTGGCTGGGTGGAACCCAACGAAAAACCGGCAGCAACGGCCGTGCGCGAAGTCCGCGAGGAAACCGGGCTGGAAGTCGTCGTCCGACAGTTGGTCGGCGTCTTCACCCGTATGCCCGGCGGCCGCAACGGCCCGCATACCATGGTAGCCGTCGTTCATTTATGCGACGTGGTCGGCGGTACGTTAACCCTGTCCCATGAGGGTCTGGCGCTGCGCTATTGGCCCATTGACGACGTACCCGTCTGGCACGCCACCCATGAACAGTATGCCCGCGCCGCCTACGCGCGGTGGCAGTCGGAAACTCTACTGCCAGCTATCTCCAACTGAAAGAGGCTTGTATGAAAAGCTATCTCCAGCTCATTGACACCCAGACCTCTGGCCCGCGCTGCGACATAACGCCGCTATTCGCCGACCCGGCCGCCTTCGCCCAGCTCATCGCCGACCTGACAGCGCCCTTTGCCGCCACGCCGCTGGACTACGTCGCTGGCATTGACGCGCTCGGTTTTGTCCTGGGCGGGGCGATGGCCCTGCGCCTGGGCACAGGCTTCATCCCCATCCGCAAGCGCGGCAAGCTGCCGGTGGCTGCCCGCGCGGTGGCGTTTGTGGACTACAGCGGCCAGACCAAAGGGCTGGAAATCCGGCGCGGACTGCTGCAACCAGGCGACCGGGTAGCAGTGGTAGACGAATGGATTGAGACCGGCGCGCAGGCGCAGGCCGCTATCCAGCTTATCGAACAGGAAGGCGGCGTTATCATCGGTATTGCCACCATAAACATGGACGACAACCCACTGCCAGCGCGTCTGCGGCAGCGGTATCTCTGTCACGTCCTCTGGTTGGATGCACAATGACCGACGTATAATCGGTACTATGAGCAACAGTGTCAGCATCAAGAAGTTTTTGTCCGCTGTAGGCGACCTGCCCTCAGACGAGCCAGTTACAACTCCCGGCAAGTGGTACCAGACGCAGAAAGAGCACTGGATTGGTTGGCTGAACGAGTACGCTGGCCCAGGCGCTTATAACCGCCAAAACCATACCACACGTGATGCCCGTTACGCTTACAATCACATTGTCGAACCCGGAATGCTTCTTTGGCTTATCGAGGCGGCCGGCGTTGATGAGGAGCTGGTATCACAGGCCAAACGCGACTTTTCTCAAGGCACATCCTTGATGCAGCAGTCAGCCATTATCCGCCGCATCGTTCCCTGGGATACGGTAGCGACAGCTCTTTGGGGCAGTCTCCTGGGTTAAGTGAACCGGGTTATCCGCCTCGCGGCGGGGCTTCCTTTTCATCCTTTGGTTGTATTTCTGGCCGCCAGAATTCCCCATCTCCCCCCTTGCTCGTCACCAATACTATCGTGTAAGCTCCCGCACTCGACAGCTCAAGGATACCCAAACCGACGGCGTAGGCGCTCAGCCGCACTTGTTCTTCATGGCCGCGCAGCGCCCGCAGCAGCCGGTCCCGGTCTACTACCAGGGTGAAAGCTGGCTCAATCTGGGGGATAGCCCTGGAAAACGGCGGCAGCCGGTCCACGCCCTCATCCACCACAAATTCCTCCGCCTCGTCCAGCGCCACGTACCCCCGCTTGCCCAGCGCGACCCGCCGCGCGTGCAGGCTGACCTGCCCCCGGCCAACAATTGACGGCCGTCGCTGTACACATGCTTTAAATCCTTGTGTTTGCCCATCGTCGCCTGCTTCAACCATCTATACCATTTCTTGTTCTGGTTCATCGTCCACCTCATCATCCTGCCAACAGGCAACAAAAAACAGTCGTTCCTCCCTAGAGAAACGGCCGTTGCCCATTCTAAACGTCCCGATTCTCCAACCCGGTCAGAGGCTACGTTTCGTCGTTCGCCGTGTCGCGCTCCGCGCCGCTCTGCAATCGCTTGCGCTGTTCCAAATACGATTCGTCGCTAATCACTTTTCGCCCATGCTCCTGCTCAAACGCCACCCGCGCCGCACCCGCCGCCCGGCCACCCTTGTCAGCCGCCTCGATGTTGGCCTCATACCCCTGGGCATCATCCATCTGCGCATTGACGATGGTCGCCTGTTCGGCGACGTTGATGAACGCCAACTCCAGCCCTGTCATGTGGTCGCGCACTTCGCCCTTCTCCACGCCCTTGTGGGCGCGATGCTCCGACGGCGTCATACCGAACGCGCCGCGATGGACAACGGCCGTTAACAACCCATACTGCTTCCCCTGCACGCCCCGCGCCTTCCATTCATCCGTCAACTGGTTGCGCGTCTCTATCGTAATCTGCCGCTGCCGAATCCACGCCTCATCATACCCCTGGCGCAGATACCGCTGC
Above is a genomic segment from Candidatus Leptovillus gracilis containing:
- the radC gene encoding DNA repair protein RadC, whose product is MTTQLSLGYLPRPLTAVSRRRVCDLPAEERPLYRLQQHGSDALATTELLALVLGMGEAPGIAADLLARFGTLHKLARASKAQLMQIRGIGEAQAARLVAVLELSRRLQAPSADEKPRVSSPAEAAAVLAPRLAHLDQEEMHVILLDTRNRVLGIQAVYKGSLNSSVVRVGEIFRAAIEAPAAAVIVAHNHPSGDPTPSPEDVNVTRQLVKAGKLLDIEVLDHVVIGQGGQFVSLKERGPAFD
- a CDS encoding NUDIX hydrolase N-terminal domain-containing protein; amino-acid sequence: MDIFSLLDEIQTIARNGLLYTDGLYDSERYERLLSLATRTYAQLLAMPEEHIRQRFLTELGYITPKVGADAAIFNDQGEILLMDRADGGGWCLPCGWVEPNEKPAATAVREVREETGLEVVVRQLVGVFTRMPGGRNGPHTMVAVVHLCDVVGGTLTLSHEGLALRYWPIDDVPVWHATHEQYARAAYARWQSETLLPAISN
- a CDS encoding adenine phosphoribosyltransferase, whose amino-acid sequence is MKSYLQLIDTQTSGPRCDITPLFADPAAFAQLIADLTAPFAATPLDYVAGIDALGFVLGGAMALRLGTGFIPIRKRGKLPVAARAVAFVDYSGQTKGLEIRRGLLQPGDRVAVVDEWIETGAQAQAAIQLIEQEGGVIIGIATINMDDNPLPARLRQRYLCHVLWLDAQ